The proteins below come from a single Oscillospiraceae bacterium genomic window:
- a CDS encoding DEAD/DEAH box helicase: MGRSNRPATVDGRPVMQSRLTRSTEKLYTLARALPEKPKPGPRQLAAVEALKNGPLTARQLDEVGISRATLDGLVKKGILTAAEQDKALDLFAAIPFDPQPLTLSAEQQQVFQELLPSLEDDKPHAALLHGVTGSGKTIVFLRLIQHTLALGRRALVLVPEISLTPQMIRRLKSTFGSRLAVQHSALNNTERLLQWRMIQQGNADIVVGTRSAVFAPLQNLGLIIMDEEQEHTYQSESAPRYDAHDVAKKTRRDGKRTASVCLRHAAD, from the coding sequence ATGGGGCGCAGTAACCGGCCCGCGACGGTGGACGGACGCCCTGTCATGCAGAGCCGGCTGACCCGCTCCACCGAAAAGCTCTACACACTGGCCCGTGCATTGCCCGAAAAGCCAAAGCCCGGCCCACGCCAGCTGGCGGCAGTCGAGGCACTGAAAAATGGCCCCCTGACTGCCCGACAGCTGGATGAAGTGGGAATTTCCCGGGCAACGCTGGACGGTCTTGTCAAAAAGGGAATTTTGACGGCCGCCGAGCAGGACAAGGCTCTTGATCTGTTTGCTGCGATCCCCTTTGACCCGCAGCCGCTTACCCTTTCTGCAGAGCAGCAGCAGGTGTTTCAGGAGCTGCTGCCCAGCCTTGAGGATGACAAGCCCCACGCGGCGCTTCTGCATGGCGTGACCGGCAGCGGCAAGACCATCGTATTCCTGCGTTTGATCCAGCACACGCTTGCGCTGGGCCGCAGAGCGCTGGTGCTGGTGCCGGAGATTAGCCTGACACCGCAGATGATCCGCCGTCTCAAATCCACCTTCGGCAGCCGTCTGGCTGTGCAGCACTCGGCGCTCAACAATACCGAGCGGCTTTTGCAGTGGCGGATGATCCAGCAGGGCAATGCCGACATCGTAGTAGGCACCCGCAGCGCCGTCTTTGCACCGCTGCAGAATCTCGGCCTTATCATCATGGACGAGGAGCAGGAGCATACCTATCAGAGTGAGTCTGCCCCGCGCTATGATGCCCACGATGTGGCCAAAAAAACGCGCCGTGATGGAAAACGCACTGCTTCTGTTTGCCTCCGCCACGCCGCAGACTGA
- the priA gene encoding primosomal protein N' produces MWPKKRAVMENALLLFASATPQTETYYAAKSGRLQLVELRHRYGGRPLPHVDFIDMRAELAAGNPREVSVRLARELQENLDNGEQSILLLNRRGYRTIGMCTVCGHVLKCPNCSVPLVYHKPQQALLCHHCGHTVQPLPQTCPECGGKINYSGFGTQRVEEELAGLLPTARILRMDQDSTSRKDAHETMLAQFARHDYDILLGTQMVAKGLDFEKVTLVGVLGIDSLLFGQGFRAYESVFNLITQVVGRGGRAELPGRALIQTSVPDHPVLQLAAAQDYEGFYREEITFRKFGLYPPFCSFVVIGFIGDQEGAVLIAAQRFGVLLGEHAAQKPDIPLRILGPAPMNITMLNNKFRYKLTLKCRNDAAFRALLHETLDAYDAEKLPQKASVILDFNSDGDL; encoded by the coding sequence ATGTGGCCAAAAAAACGCGCCGTGATGGAAAACGCACTGCTTCTGTTTGCCTCCGCCACGCCGCAGACTGAAACTTACTATGCCGCAAAAAGCGGCCGTCTGCAGCTTGTCGAGCTGCGCCATCGCTACGGTGGACGGCCGCTGCCCCATGTGGATTTTATTGATATGCGGGCCGAGCTGGCTGCGGGCAACCCGCGCGAGGTCAGTGTCCGCCTTGCCCGCGAGCTGCAGGAAAATCTGGATAACGGCGAGCAAAGCATCCTGCTCTTGAACCGCCGCGGCTACCGTACCATCGGCATGTGTACCGTCTGCGGCCATGTGCTGAAATGCCCCAACTGCAGCGTGCCGCTCGTCTACCACAAGCCGCAGCAGGCACTGCTCTGCCACCACTGTGGTCATACGGTGCAGCCGCTGCCCCAGACCTGCCCCGAATGCGGCGGCAAAATCAACTACAGCGGCTTCGGCACGCAGCGTGTCGAGGAAGAACTGGCCGGGCTTTTGCCCACAGCCCGCATCCTGCGGATGGATCAGGACTCTACCTCGCGCAAGGATGCCCATGAGACAATGCTGGCGCAGTTTGCGCGCCATGACTATGACATCCTGCTCGGCACCCAGATGGTTGCCAAGGGCCTTGACTTTGAAAAGGTCACATTGGTAGGGGTCTTAGGCATCGACTCACTGCTGTTTGGTCAGGGCTTCCGCGCCTATGAGAGTGTGTTCAACCTCATTACGCAGGTCGTAGGGCGCGGCGGTCGGGCTGAGCTGCCAGGCCGCGCACTCATCCAGACCTCTGTGCCGGATCATCCTGTTTTGCAGTTGGCCGCCGCACAGGACTACGAGGGCTTTTACCGGGAGGAAATCACCTTCCGCAAGTTTGGCCTTTACCCGCCGTTCTGTTCCTTTGTGGTCATCGGCTTTATCGGTGATCAGGAGGGCGCTGTGCTGATTGCTGCGCAGCGGTTCGGCGTATTGCTGGGAGAGCATGCTGCCCAAAAGCCGGATATTCCGCTGCGCATTCTGGGTCCGGCGCCGATGAACATCACAATGCTCAACAACAAATTCCGTTACAAGCTGACGCTGAAATGCCGCAATGACGCGGCGTTCCGCGCGCTTTTGCACGAGACACTGGATGCCTACGATGCGGAAAAGCTGCCGCAGAAGGCATCCGTGATCCTTGATTTCAATTCCGATGGTGATCTGTAA
- the def gene encoding peptide deformylase — MALRTIVQDGDPILKKVCRPVTKFDDRLGTLLDDMKETLLDANGLGLAGPQVGMMRRLFICLDDRDLPEEVPENYEYKFIEFINPEILELSDEQVELYEGCLSFPGHNGAIKRSKHVKVKAQDRHGEWFEMEADDMLARCIQHENNHLDGITIMDLAEHFYEDDYPEENED; from the coding sequence ATGGCACTGCGTACAATCGTTCAGGACGGCGACCCGATCCTGAAAAAAGTCTGCCGCCCCGTTACCAAGTTTGACGATCGTCTGGGCACCCTGCTTGACGACATGAAGGAGACCCTGCTCGACGCAAACGGTCTTGGTCTGGCCGGCCCGCAGGTAGGCATGATGCGCCGCCTGTTCATCTGCCTTGACGACCGCGACCTGCCCGAGGAAGTCCCCGAGAACTACGAATACAAGTTTATTGAGTTCATCAACCCCGAGATTCTTGAGCTGAGCGATGAGCAGGTCGAGCTGTACGAGGGCTGCCTGTCCTTCCCGGGGCACAACGGCGCGATCAAGCGCTCGAAGCATGTCAAGGTCAAGGCGCAGGATCGCCATGGCGAGTGGTTTGAGATGGAGGCCGATGACATGCTGGCCCGCTGCATCCAGCATGAGAACAACCATCTGGACGGCATTACCATCATGGATCTTGCCGAGCATTTCTATGAGGACGATTACCCCGAGGAAAACGAGGACTGA
- the fmt gene encoding methionyl-tRNA formyltransferase, with protein sequence MRILFMGTPDIAAESLAALLDAGHEVCAVFTRRDKPVGRKQILTAPPVKQLAVEHGIPVYQPRTLRDGSSDDIIRELAPDVVVVVAYGCLIPPQLLHTAKYGCINLHVSLLPKYRGSAPIQWSVLNGDAGTGVTIMQLDEGLDTGDILLVEPIAIDPEETSGELFDRVSAVGAKTLVTALEKIEAGELTPQKQDDTQATMAPPLTKDMAQFDFTQDAAHIHNWVRGMNPWPVAWFAQDGKRIKVLESRLAENPLGAAPGTVLALKPLTIAAANGAVALLTVTPEGGKPMAGTAWAAGRRLKAGDSL encoded by the coding sequence ATGCGCATCCTGTTCATGGGAACCCCTGATATAGCCGCCGAAAGCCTTGCCGCCCTGCTGGACGCCGGGCATGAGGTTTGCGCTGTATTCACCCGCCGTGATAAGCCTGTAGGCCGCAAGCAGATACTGACCGCACCGCCGGTCAAGCAGCTGGCTGTCGAGCATGGCATCCCGGTCTACCAGCCCCGCACCCTGCGGGACGGCTCCTCTGATGACATCATCAGGGAGTTGGCCCCCGATGTCGTGGTTGTTGTGGCCTATGGCTGCCTTATTCCGCCGCAGCTTTTGCATACAGCCAAGTACGGCTGCATCAATTTGCATGTCTCGCTGCTGCCGAAATACCGCGGCTCCGCCCCCATCCAGTGGTCCGTTCTGAACGGTGACGCCGGGACCGGGGTCACTATTATGCAGCTGGACGAAGGGCTGGACACCGGTGACATTTTGCTGGTGGAGCCGATCGCCATTGACCCCGAGGAGACGAGCGGCGAGCTGTTCGACCGTGTCAGCGCTGTCGGCGCAAAAACGCTGGTCACTGCGCTGGAAAAAATCGAGGCAGGGGAGTTGACACCGCAGAAGCAGGATGACACTCAGGCCACCATGGCCCCGCCGCTGACCAAGGATATGGCACAGTTCGACTTTACGCAGGACGCCGCCCACATCCACAACTGGGTGCGCGGTATGAACCCGTGGCCGGTGGCTTGGTTTGCACAGGACGGCAAGCGCATCAAGGTGCTGGAAAGCCGCTTGGCGGAGAATCCGCTTGGGGCAGCCCCCGGCACAGTGCTTGCTCTCAAGCCGCTGACCATTGCTGCCGCAAACGGCGCGGTCGCACTGCTGACCGTCACGCCCGAGGGCGGCAAGCCAATGGCGGGCACTGCATGGGCTGCCGGCCGCCGCCTGAAAGCGGGGGACAGCCTGTGA
- the rsmB gene encoding 16S rRNA (cytosine(967)-C(5))-methyltransferase RsmB → MTPRRLAVKALIHQEQAGYANLVLDAELKKCAPPLEGRDAAFAARIFYTTLERLPLLDYILNQFTKKPLAKLDAPVRAVLRAGLAQARYMNVPLPAAVNESVKLTRALGKSSAAGMVNAVLRRAAGAAVSESDFPDPLERLSVYYCLSRSVAELLYAQLGAEAFPLAAAFYRKPKTTIRVNTLRTDDASLTALLQAEGHTVSPGPWPGALIVDFAGSPAASAAFQKGLFHVQGLASQFAALCVDARPGQQVLDLCAAPGGKSLTLAECMQDNGRLVSGEFAPSRVPLLQKAFDRCGITCAVAVENNAAVHNNTWPKFDRVLCDVPCSGLGVIAKKPDIRYKDLDGIENLLDTQQKILQNGADSLAENGRLVYSTCTVNVQENQNQVEKFLSANPDFHLVQPESALPGADITPLGTVFLPHKTGTDGFFAAILERN, encoded by the coding sequence GTGACGCCGCGCCGTCTGGCCGTCAAGGCATTGATCCATCAAGAGCAGGCCGGTTACGCCAATCTGGTGCTGGATGCTGAGTTGAAGAAATGCGCCCCACCCTTGGAAGGCCGCGACGCCGCCTTCGCTGCGCGCATCTTCTATACAACGCTTGAGCGCCTGCCTCTGTTGGACTATATCTTAAACCAATTCACAAAAAAGCCCCTCGCCAAGCTGGATGCGCCTGTGCGTGCCGTACTGCGTGCAGGCTTGGCGCAGGCGCGGTATATGAATGTGCCGCTGCCCGCCGCTGTCAATGAATCGGTCAAGCTGACCCGGGCGCTGGGCAAATCCAGCGCTGCCGGCATGGTCAACGCTGTGCTGCGCCGCGCTGCCGGAGCTGCCGTTTCGGAAAGCGATTTTCCTGACCCGCTGGAGCGGCTGTCGGTCTACTACTGCCTTTCCCGCTCGGTTGCGGAGCTGCTCTATGCGCAGCTCGGGGCAGAGGCCTTTCCGCTGGCAGCCGCCTTTTACCGCAAGCCCAAAACTACGATCCGCGTGAATACGCTGCGCACCGATGACGCCAGCCTGACAGCACTGCTGCAGGCCGAAGGGCACACCGTTTCCCCCGGCCCCTGGCCCGGTGCGCTGATCGTTGATTTTGCCGGCTCGCCTGCCGCAAGCGCCGCCTTCCAAAAGGGGCTTTTCCATGTGCAGGGGCTGGCCAGTCAGTTCGCCGCCCTTTGTGTGGATGCACGCCCGGGGCAGCAGGTGCTTGACCTCTGCGCTGCGCCGGGCGGCAAAAGCCTGACGCTGGCCGAGTGTATGCAGGACAACGGCCGCCTTGTCAGCGGTGAGTTTGCCCCCAGCCGGGTGCCGCTGCTGCAAAAGGCCTTTGACCGCTGCGGCATCACCTGCGCCGTAGCGGTAGAGAACAATGCCGCCGTCCACAATAACACTTGGCCGAAATTCGACCGTGTGCTCTGCGATGTGCCCTGTTCCGGCTTGGGCGTTATCGCCAAAAAGCCCGACATTCGTTACAAGGATTTGGACGGGATAGAGAATCTGCTCGACACACAGCAAAAAATCCTGCAAAACGGGGCGGATTCCCTTGCCGAAAACGGCCGTTTGGTGTATTCTACCTGTACAGTAAATGTTCAGGAAAACCAAAATCAGGTGGAAAAATTCCTTTCTGCCAATCCTGATTTCCATCTTGTGCAGCCCGAGAGCGCACTGCCCGGGGCAGATATTACACCGCTGGGCACGGTATTTCTGCCGCACAAAACCGGAACGGACGGCTTTTTTGCCGCCATTCTGGAACGAAACTGA
- the rlmN gene encoding 23S rRNA (adenine(2503)-C(2))-methyltransferase RlmN: protein MSEKICISDMTLDRLTAYIVGLGQPKFRAKQIFKWLHQKLVTEFAQMTDQPKTLLSALAEQCTIAAPSIRRRQQSRDGTVKYLLELADGNCIETVLMRYKYGNTVCVSTQVGCAMGCRFCASTQAGRVRDLTAGEIASEIYTAQKDSRERVSHIVLMGIGEPLHNFDNVMDFLEIISCPEGVNIGMRNISLSTCGLVPKIDELAKRHLQLTLSVSLHAPDNRTRSGMMPVNDAYPLEQLIPACRRYQKETGRRISFEYSMVRGVNDSSEMAQKLADLIRGMGAHVNLIPINPVDGSPYSATDDANVHRFQKELEALGVNATVRRRLGTDISAACGQLRREDAQGK, encoded by the coding sequence ATGAGTGAAAAGATCTGTATTTCCGATATGACGCTGGATCGGCTGACCGCCTACATCGTTGGTCTGGGCCAGCCGAAATTCCGCGCCAAGCAAATTTTCAAATGGCTGCATCAGAAGCTTGTGACGGAGTTTGCCCAGATGACCGACCAGCCCAAAACACTGCTGTCCGCTTTGGCGGAGCAGTGTACGATTGCGGCACCGTCGATCCGCCGCCGCCAGCAATCCCGGGACGGCACCGTCAAATATCTTTTGGAACTGGCCGATGGAAACTGCATCGAAACCGTTCTGATGCGCTACAAATACGGCAATACTGTCTGTGTATCCACACAGGTCGGCTGCGCCATGGGCTGCCGCTTCTGCGCATCGACGCAGGCCGGGCGTGTGCGTGATTTGACAGCAGGGGAGATTGCATCGGAAATTTACACTGCACAGAAGGACTCCAGGGAGCGTGTCTCCCACATCGTTTTAATGGGCATCGGCGAGCCGCTGCACAATTTTGACAATGTGATGGACTTTCTTGAGATCATCTCCTGCCCGGAGGGCGTCAACATCGGCATGCGCAACATCAGCCTGTCCACCTGCGGCCTTGTGCCCAAGATAGACGAGCTGGCCAAACGGCATCTGCAGCTTACGCTGTCGGTATCCCTTCACGCGCCGGACAACCGGACGCGCTCGGGCATGATGCCGGTCAACGATGCCTACCCGCTTGAGCAGCTGATCCCCGCCTGCCGCCGCTACCAGAAGGAGACAGGCCGCCGCATCAGCTTTGAATATTCCATGGTGCGCGGCGTCAATGACAGCAGTGAGATGGCCCAAAAGCTGGCCGACCTCATCCGTGGCATGGGGGCGCATGTCAATCTTATTCCCATCAATCCGGTGGACGGCAGCCCCTACTCCGCCACAGATGATGCCAATGTACACCGCTTCCAGAAGGAGCTTGAGGCGCTTGGCGTCAACGCCACCGTGCGCCGCCGTCTCGGAACCGACATCAGCGCCGCCTGCGGCCAGCTGCGCCGCGAGGATGCGCAGGGAAAATAA
- a CDS encoding Stp1/IreP family PP2C-type Ser/Thr phosphatase: MKIAAITDIGSCRQENQDNYCAQQLAGGTAWGIVCDGMGGVNGGRIAARIATDTMQQYFARHMKALQPGMEKTFIMRGFDITNRAVYEKSTSDPEMQGMGTTGVCAYASRGMAHLVHAGDSRAYLFHAGTLRQITRDHSMVQQLVDSGQITREQAAIHPQKNLITRALGVSANIVPEYNRCEIEEGDILLLCTDGLTNMVSDDDIAQVLCEVPFFDATSILVDRALQAGGQDNITVLLMGVETTEVNNG; the protein is encoded by the coding sequence ATGAAGATCGCCGCGATCACTGACATCGGCAGCTGCCGGCAGGAAAATCAGGACAATTACTGTGCGCAGCAGCTGGCAGGCGGCACCGCCTGGGGCATTGTCTGCGACGGCATGGGCGGTGTAAACGGCGGGCGCATTGCCGCCCGCATTGCCACCGATACCATGCAGCAGTATTTTGCCCGCCACATGAAGGCCCTGCAGCCCGGGATGGAAAAGACTTTTATCATGCGCGGGTTCGACATCACGAACCGCGCCGTCTATGAAAAATCCACCTCCGACCCGGAGATGCAGGGCATGGGCACCACGGGCGTCTGTGCCTACGCCAGCCGCGGCATGGCCCATCTGGTACACGCCGGGGATTCCCGCGCGTATCTGTTCCATGCAGGTACGCTGCGGCAGATCACCCGCGACCACTCGATGGTACAGCAGCTTGTGGACAGCGGCCAGATCACCCGTGAGCAGGCGGCCATACACCCGCAAAAAAACCTGATTACCCGGGCGCTGGGTGTCTCGGCCAATATTGTGCCGGAGTACAACCGCTGCGAGATTGAAGAAGGGGATATTTTACTGCTCTGCACAGACGGTCTGACGAATATGGTGTCGGACGACGATATTGCACAGGTACTGTGTGAGGTACCCTTCTTTGATGCAACCAGTATCCTGGTAGACCGCGCCCTGCAGGCGGGCGGACAGGATAACATTACGGTCCTGCTGATGGGCGTGGAAACTACGGAGGTCAACAATGGATAA
- the pknB gene encoding Stk1 family PASTA domain-containing Ser/Thr kinase — MDNLIGKRLDGRYSIEGLVGVGGMANVYRGTDLKTGNQIAVKVLKEEFLDNEELVRRFKNESKAISILSHPNIVKVYDVSVTDKLQYIVMEYVDGITLKEYLKQRGGALTWKETVHFATQVLSALQHAHSKGIIHRDVKPQNIMLLADGSIKMMDFGIARFSRAQSQTVSDKAIGSVHYISPEQAKGERTDARTDIYSVGVMLYEMLSGRLPFDGDGAVSIAIMQISEKPKPLAEIAPNTPAGLRQITEKAMEKDPDKRYQSAQEMLDAIEEFKRNPSIRFEYEYRNAEDNPERSINRVVNSAKPSAKSANIRTSDARRVGTANPGRGKSAKRKKKNSGRGFSLLPIFFGMAVAFVIGAAILIYLIFTNSSNLLFSNRADVQVISFVGMTKDEFLATDYNNLLRAEFPEEYSSEPAGTIIRQTPKAGRTVKEKQRIVLTVSLGTQYVTIPETKNMVAEDAEQTLKDMGLRVTKKPMVDNSVANGAVIYSQPAAGETVEGDTTVILYVSRSEVARDVTVPSLTGKTIEDARNDVKGLTLSIRTIEQASDQPAGTVLSQSPEANTTVRKSSVITLVVSTGVPEVAPEPEQTGPTVNPDGTITVQESTWWSADGSHQIHQRTDGSMWNENGQQCDAQGNPIG; from the coding sequence ATGGATAATCTGATTGGCAAACGACTGGACGGCCGCTACTCGATTGAGGGGCTTGTGGGCGTTGGCGGCATGGCCAATGTCTACCGCGGCACTGATCTGAAAACAGGCAACCAGATCGCCGTCAAGGTTCTGAAGGAAGAATTTCTCGACAATGAGGAGCTGGTCCGACGCTTCAAAAACGAATCGAAGGCCATCTCCATCCTCAGCCATCCCAACATCGTCAAGGTCTACGATGTATCTGTCACCGATAAGCTGCAGTACATCGTTATGGAATATGTGGACGGCATCACCCTGAAGGAATACCTCAAGCAGCGCGGCGGCGCGCTGACCTGGAAGGAAACCGTGCATTTTGCCACACAGGTGCTGAGCGCCCTGCAGCATGCACACTCCAAGGGCATCATCCACCGCGATGTCAAGCCGCAGAACATCATGCTGCTGGCGGACGGCTCCATCAAGATGATGGACTTCGGCATTGCGCGCTTCTCCCGCGCGCAGAGCCAGACCGTCAGCGACAAGGCTATCGGCTCGGTACACTATATCAGCCCGGAGCAGGCCAAGGGAGAACGCACCGATGCCCGCACCGACATCTACTCTGTCGGTGTTATGCTGTATGAGATGCTCTCCGGCCGCCTGCCGTTTGACGGTGACGGCGCCGTGTCCATCGCCATCATGCAGATTTCCGAGAAGCCGAAGCCCCTGGCAGAGATTGCCCCCAACACCCCGGCCGGTCTGCGCCAGATCACCGAAAAGGCAATGGAAAAAGACCCCGACAAGCGCTATCAGAGTGCCCAGGAAATGCTGGATGCCATCGAGGAGTTCAAGCGCAACCCCTCCATTCGTTTTGAATACGAATACCGCAATGCCGAGGACAACCCGGAAAGGAGCATCAACCGCGTGGTAAACAGTGCCAAGCCCAGCGCCAAATCCGCAAATATCCGCACAAGCGATGCCCGCCGGGTCGGCACGGCCAACCCGGGCCGCGGCAAATCGGCCAAGCGCAAGAAGAAAAATTCCGGCAGGGGCTTTTCTCTGCTGCCGATCTTCTTCGGCATGGCCGTGGCGTTCGTTATCGGCGCTGCCATTCTCATCTACCTGATCTTCACAAACTCCAGCAACCTGCTCTTCTCCAACCGTGCCGATGTGCAGGTCATCAGCTTTGTCGGCATGACGAAGGACGAGTTTCTCGCCACTGACTACAACAACCTGCTGCGCGCCGAATTTCCGGAGGAATACTCCAGCGAGCCGGCCGGCACGATCATCCGCCAGACCCCTAAGGCAGGGCGTACCGTCAAGGAAAAGCAGCGCATCGTGCTGACGGTCAGCCTTGGCACCCAGTATGTCACGATCCCTGAGACTAAGAACATGGTGGCCGAGGATGCCGAGCAGACCCTCAAGGATATGGGCCTGCGCGTGACCAAGAAGCCGATGGTGGACAACTCCGTTGCCAACGGCGCAGTCATCTACTCTCAGCCCGCCGCCGGTGAAACGGTCGAGGGCGATACCACCGTCATCCTGTATGTCAGCCGCTCTGAGGTTGCCCGCGATGTGACTGTGCCCAGCCTGACCGGCAAGACCATTGAGGACGCCCGCAATGATGTGAAGGGCCTGACCCTGTCCATCCGCACGATTGAGCAGGCCAGCGACCAGCCTGCCGGCACCGTCCTGAGCCAGTCGCCTGAGGCGAATACCACCGTGCGCAAATCCTCTGTCATCACGCTGGTAGTTTCCACGGGTGTGCCCGAGGTCGCACCGGAGCCTGAGCAGACCGGCCCGACCGTCAACCCGGACGGCACGATTACCGTACAGGAAAGCACCTGGTGGAGTGCTGACGGCAGCCACCAGATCCACCAGCGTACCGATGGCTCGATGTGGAATGAGAACGGCCAGCAATGTGATGCGCAGGGCAATCCCATCGGCTGA
- the rsgA gene encoding ribosome small subunit-dependent GTPase A: protein MAYITKGIGGFYYVKTPDGIVECKARGIFRKRGITPVAGDNVTLSADGTMIDEILPRKNVFIRPPIANLDILFIVTSTTQPVPSTLVLDQLAAAAIYKDVQPVLVVTKADLAAADMLRTAYTGSGIPLVQLNYETGEGLDEVKRYISGHLCAFCGNSGVGKSTLLNTLAPALNRETGQISQKLGRGRHTTREVEIFEICGGRLADTPGFASLEAQKLCRIPKEDLQHTFPEFAPYFGQCRFTGCSHRSETGCAVREAVEAGTISKTRYASYLAMYEEANARKEWEK, encoded by the coding sequence ATGGCCTATATCACCAAAGGCATCGGCGGCTTTTACTATGTCAAAACACCGGACGGCATCGTGGAATGTAAAGCCCGCGGCATCTTCCGCAAGCGCGGCATCACGCCTGTGGCAGGGGACAATGTGACCCTTTCTGCCGACGGCACCATGATCGATGAGATCCTGCCCCGCAAAAATGTTTTCATTCGTCCGCCGATCGCCAATCTGGATATTTTGTTCATCGTCACCAGCACGACCCAGCCAGTGCCCAGCACCCTTGTGCTGGATCAACTGGCTGCAGCCGCCATCTACAAGGATGTGCAGCCGGTGCTGGTGGTCACCAAGGCAGATCTTGCCGCCGCCGATATGCTGCGCACCGCCTACACGGGCAGCGGTATCCCGCTTGTGCAGCTGAACTACGAGACCGGCGAGGGCCTCGATGAGGTCAAGCGCTATATCAGCGGTCACCTCTGCGCCTTCTGCGGCAATTCCGGCGTCGGCAAGTCAACGCTGCTCAACACGCTGGCCCCCGCACTGAACCGAGAGACCGGCCAGATCAGCCAAAAGCTGGGCCGCGGCCGCCACACGACCCGCGAGGTCGAGATCTTTGAGATCTGCGGCGGCAGACTGGCGGACACCCCCGGCTTTGCCAGCCTTGAAGCACAAAAGCTCTGCCGTATTCCCAAGGAAGATCTGCAGCATACCTTCCCGGAGTTTGCGCCGTATTTCGGGCAGTGCCGTTTTACCGGCTGCTCTCACCGCAGCGAGACCGGCTGCGCCGTGCGCGAGGCCGTGGAGGCCGGAACCATCAGCAAAACGCGCTACGCCAGCTACCTTGCCATGTATGAGGAGGCCAATGCGCGGAAGGAGTGGGAAAAATGA
- a CDS encoding thiamine diphosphokinase, whose amino-acid sequence MSKRAVILSAVPVAAALGHYVQPGDFIVACDAGYRNAARLGLQPDLIVGDFDSAPQPETAQETIVLPHVKDDTDTQYAARWLLEQGYDEITLLGALGGARLEHTLANLATGLYLAKNGVSVLLADERSELRFLTPGRALVLAHHDWKFLSLFPMEGTLTGVCLRGVYYPLEDAVLTAEYPLGVSNEFTADTACLQCSSGCGVVVLTRDDA is encoded by the coding sequence ATGAGCAAGCGCGCCGTTATCCTGTCCGCTGTGCCGGTAGCGGCTGCCCTCGGTCATTATGTGCAGCCCGGGGACTTTATCGTAGCCTGCGATGCGGGCTACCGCAATGCTGCGCGGCTCGGTTTACAGCCTGATCTGATCGTGGGTGATTTCGATTCCGCCCCGCAGCCCGAAACTGCACAGGAGACCATCGTTCTGCCCCATGTGAAGGACGACACCGACACCCAGTATGCCGCGCGTTGGCTTCTGGAGCAGGGCTATGATGAGATCACGCTGCTGGGTGCCTTGGGCGGTGCCCGGCTTGAGCATACTCTTGCCAATCTGGCTACCGGGTTGTACCTTGCCAAAAACGGCGTCAGCGTCCTGCTGGCCGATGAGCGCAGCGAGCTGCGCTTTCTGACCCCGGGCCGTGCGCTGGTGCTGGCACACCACGACTGGAAGTTCCTCTCCCTCTTTCCTATGGAGGGAACGCTCACCGGCGTCTGCCTGCGCGGCGTGTACTACCCGCTCGAGGACGCCGTTCTTACCGCAGAGTATCCCCTCGGCGTCAGCAATGAATTTACTGCTGACACCGCCTGCCTGCAGTGCAGCAGCGGCTGCGGCGTTGTGGTGCTGACCCGCGATGATGCGTAA
- a CDS encoding pro-sigmaK processing inhibitor BofA family protein: protein MTAYWPYAAAVVCLLSVVRCAARQHCGLRSLLGGAVCGLGVLALLGLLEPITGISLPLNRFTAFCAGVLGLPGVTALLILRLLL from the coding sequence ATGACGGCTTACTGGCCCTATGCGGCGGCAGTCGTCTGCCTGTTGAGCGTGGTGCGCTGCGCAGCCCGCCAGCACTGCGGGCTGCGCAGTCTGCTGGGCGGCGCGGTATGCGGCTTGGGGGTACTGGCACTGCTGGGCCTGCTGGAGCCTATTACCGGGATCAGTCTGCCACTGAATCGCTTTACGGCCTTCTGTGCCGGGGTATTGGGCCTGCCCGGCGTGACGGCACTGCTGATTTTGCGGCTGTTGCTGTAG